A stretch of [Clostridium] innocuum DNA encodes these proteins:
- a CDS encoding uracil-DNA glycosylase, with protein sequence MKQWKELFQQEEQQEYYQKLMQFLDEEYAHRTIYPPREDLFTCFTSCPFEAVKVVILGQDPYHQPDQAHGLCFSVRKGVQIPRSLKNIYKELKSDMNIDAPSHGCLTDWAKQGVFLMNTVMSVREGQAASHKKKGWETFTDTVISALNEQEKGIVFVLWGSHAQKKAELITGRQHRILMSAHPSPLSASRGFFCSRPFSTVNRYLEEMGRTPIDWRLSE encoded by the coding sequence ATGAAGCAATGGAAGGAACTCTTCCAGCAGGAAGAACAACAGGAATATTACCAGAAGCTGATGCAGTTTCTGGATGAGGAATATGCACATAGGACAATCTATCCTCCAAGGGAGGATTTATTCACCTGCTTCACAAGCTGCCCCTTTGAAGCAGTGAAGGTGGTGATACTCGGACAGGATCCATATCATCAGCCAGATCAGGCGCACGGACTTTGTTTTTCTGTTCGAAAGGGCGTACAAATACCACGCAGCCTGAAAAATATTTACAAGGAATTAAAGAGTGATATGAATATTGATGCACCATCTCACGGATGCTTAACAGACTGGGCGAAGCAGGGAGTCTTTTTGATGAATACAGTTATGAGCGTACGTGAGGGACAGGCGGCATCACATAAGAAAAAGGGCTGGGAAACCTTTACGGATACGGTTATTTCAGCTTTGAATGAGCAGGAAAAGGGAATTGTTTTCGTCCTATGGGGGAGCCATGCACAGAAAAAAGCAGAGCTGATTACCGGTAGACAGCATCGCATCCTGATGTCTGCACATCCATCCCCGCTATCCGCATCCAGAGGCTTTTTTTGCAGCCGGCCGTTTTCCACTGTGAACAGATATCTGGAGGAAATGGGAAGAACTCCGATCGACTGGAGGCTGAGTGAATGA
- a CDS encoding ABC transporter ATP-binding protein — translation MISIQHLSVQLQGRDILKDISFAIPKGRIVMLLGENGSGKTTLIRSLLQYIPYKGCILHDKSDIHSLKQRQLAALFSYVPQIKETVEDLAVEECIVSGFARTLSPFALPSKKQYEQVHALLKDWNLSHIEGKLLQEISGGELQMTYVARAFLQDAALMVMDEPCTYLDYRRQHQFLQEMLRLKLQGRSMLISMHDPNLALQYADELVLLHQGKLYAHIRGPRPEMTAACCTYYNELYGDTFTVIGTKSEPTLIWKENNYADDSAILQGKEPR, via the coding sequence ATGATTTCCATACAACATCTATCGGTACAGCTGCAGGGCAGAGACATTTTAAAGGATATCAGCTTTGCGATACCAAAGGGCCGCATCGTTATGCTGCTGGGAGAGAACGGCAGCGGGAAAACAACACTGATTCGTTCCCTTCTGCAATATATTCCCTATAAAGGCTGTATCTTGCATGACAAGAGCGATATACATTCGCTGAAGCAGCGACAGCTTGCCGCTTTGTTCAGCTATGTTCCCCAGATTAAGGAAACCGTAGAGGATCTTGCGGTGGAGGAATGTATCGTAAGCGGCTTTGCACGTACACTCTCCCCGTTTGCCCTGCCTTCGAAAAAACAGTACGAGCAGGTGCATGCACTGTTAAAGGACTGGAACCTGTCCCATATTGAAGGAAAATTATTACAGGAAATCAGCGGTGGAGAATTGCAGATGACCTATGTTGCCAGAGCCTTTTTACAGGATGCCGCCCTTATGGTGATGGATGAGCCGTGTACCTATCTGGATTATCGGCGCCAGCATCAGTTTCTGCAGGAGATGCTGCGGCTGAAGCTTCAGGGAAGAAGTATGCTGATCAGTATGCATGATCCCAACCTGGCCCTGCAGTATGCGGATGAGCTTGTGCTGCTGCATCAGGGAAAGCTGTATGCACATATACGCGGGCCGCGTCCAGAAATGACGGCAGCCTGCTGTACGTATTATAATGAACTGTACGGGGATACCTTTACAGTGATTGGAACTAAGAGTGAACCTACTCTTATATGGAAGGAGAATAACTATGCTGACGATTCAGCAATACTGCAAGGCAAAGAGCCTCGATGA
- a CDS encoding ABC transporter substrate-binding protein, which translates to MKRFLMTAMSAIMALSLMACTDTGKEDEKKVSEGFIITDQAGRKVNFDKPAEKAISGYYIATSTVIGLGQKDKLVGVEMKADQREIYKQAAPEILELPAMGNKKSFNVEAAIKTRADVAFLPIALKSYVGKLEDAGMKVILLNPETQTEYDEAVNLIAIALGAREEAQNYFNYRDVLMEKYITDTGVAKKVYMSGSSLLEGAGSDMFQNSLLKSAKAENVMAKAGKGWSTIGKETLLDMNPDVIFLENGGADVKRVLQDSALSSLNAVKKKQVYEFPSPLETWDTPNLSSCLGALWAYATLYPDNLSMDTVKQEAKDFYRTFYHIEVKDSDLGL; encoded by the coding sequence ATGAAAAGGTTTTTAATGACAGCTATGTCTGCTATTATGGCGCTGTCTCTGATGGCGTGTACGGATACAGGCAAGGAAGATGAAAAAAAAGTAAGTGAAGGCTTTATCATTACCGATCAGGCCGGCAGAAAGGTAAATTTCGATAAGCCTGCAGAGAAGGCGATCAGCGGATATTATATCGCAACAAGTACGGTGATTGGTCTTGGTCAGAAGGACAAGCTTGTCGGTGTGGAAATGAAAGCGGATCAGCGTGAAATTTATAAGCAGGCTGCTCCTGAAATCCTGGAGCTTCCGGCAATGGGAAATAAAAAGTCCTTTAATGTAGAGGCTGCCATCAAAACGCGGGCGGATGTTGCATTTCTGCCGATTGCTTTGAAGAGCTATGTCGGAAAGCTGGAGGACGCTGGAATGAAGGTTATCCTGTTGAATCCGGAAACACAGACGGAATATGATGAAGCGGTCAATCTCATCGCAATTGCACTCGGTGCAAGAGAGGAAGCACAGAATTATTTCAACTATCGTGATGTACTGATGGAAAAATACATAACGGATACCGGAGTAGCAAAGAAGGTGTATATGTCCGGCAGCAGTCTGCTGGAGGGAGCAGGCTCCGATATGTTCCAGAACAGCCTCCTGAAGAGTGCGAAGGCTGAAAATGTCATGGCAAAGGCTGGAAAGGGCTGGAGTACGATTGGGAAAGAAACCCTGCTGGATATGAATCCGGATGTGATTTTCCTTGAAAACGGCGGTGCAGATGTGAAGCGTGTTTTGCAGGATTCCGCACTGTCTTCCTTAAACGCGGTAAAGAAGAAGCAGGTGTATGAATTCCCAAGTCCGCTGGAAACCTGGGATACCCCGAATCTGTCCAGCTGTCTGGGTGCACTGTGGGCATATGCAACGCTGTATCCGGATAATCTTTCCATGGATACAGTAAAGCAGGAAGCAAAGGACTTTTACCGTACCTTCTATCACATAGAAGTAAAGGACAGCGATCTGGGCCTGTGA
- a CDS encoding iron ABC transporter permease: MRRRFWLGLLLAVLALGSLCAGRYGSSLSDIARALLFSGDELTQSLVWNLRMPRILLVSISGAALAVSGVVYQTIFRNPLASGDVIGASSGCSLGAVFAILFYQESWFIELCAFLTGMLLVILTFLLASRVRGNRILNLVVAGLILQAVATSLMMMMKLYADPATQLANMEYWLMGGFSDASWSAVFLTLVLCTLGMSGLYLLRWQIQLLSFGEEASTLGVNVKLIRWVSLLLATLLISSVISVAGIVSWVSLLIPHIIRIACRKPISQTMGITAVSGAIFLLLCDTLARTLMTIEIPISILTSLFGALALVVLFVKGRLHL, from the coding sequence ATGAGACGCAGATTCTGGCTTGGACTGCTGCTGGCAGTGCTGGCTCTGGGTTCTCTGTGCGCAGGCAGATACGGCAGCAGCCTTTCGGATATCGCAAGGGCGCTGCTGTTTTCCGGTGATGAGCTGACACAGTCACTGGTGTGGAATCTGCGGATGCCAAGGATTCTTCTGGTCAGTATCAGCGGTGCGGCACTGGCGGTATCCGGCGTTGTCTATCAGACGATTTTCCGAAATCCCCTGGCTAGCGGTGATGTTATCGGTGCAAGCAGCGGCTGTTCTCTGGGTGCGGTGTTTGCGATACTTTTCTATCAGGAATCCTGGTTTATCGAGCTGTGTGCCTTTCTTACAGGTATGCTGCTGGTTATTCTGACCTTTCTGCTTGCCTCCCGCGTCAGAGGGAACAGAATCCTGAATCTGGTGGTTGCCGGATTGATTCTGCAGGCGGTTGCGACCTCTCTCATGATGATGATGAAGCTGTATGCAGATCCTGCAACGCAGCTGGCAAATATGGAATACTGGCTGATGGGCGGGTTCTCCGATGCCTCGTGGTCTGCCGTCTTTCTTACCCTTGTGCTGTGCACACTTGGAATGAGTGGCTTGTATCTGCTGCGCTGGCAGATACAGCTGCTTTCATTTGGAGAAGAGGCCTCTACCCTTGGCGTCAATGTGAAGCTCATACGATGGGTATCCCTGCTTCTGGCTACCCTTCTGATTTCCAGTGTGATCAGTGTTGCGGGAATCGTCAGCTGGGTTTCTCTGCTGATACCCCATATTATCCGTATCGCCTGTCGCAAGCCGATTTCACAGACGATGGGAATTACAGCAGTCAGCGGAGCGATCTTTCTGCTTCTGTGCGATACACTGGCACGGACCCTTATGACGATTGAAATACCCATCAGCATACTTACCAGTCTGTTCGGTGCTCTTGCACTTGTAGTACTATTCGTGAAGGGAAGGCTGCATTTATGA
- a CDS encoding 4-hydroxybenzoyl-CoA reductase — MLTIQQYCKAKSLDEAYELLQKNRMNQIIAGMLWLRMQERTIPVAIDLCDLHLDMIEEDEDSFTIGAMTSLRALETHEGLQEAFGSLLKDALKDIVGVQFRNTATLGGSLYSRFGFSDVLCALLCLDAEVILYKQGRISLQEYAAMPYERDILTHVVLKKEPVNTAFACVRRSATDLPVLNMSAAKAGESLRIVAGSRPKRAQRFTMPWSEDQEMIAKHMQACVECEDNMRGSAEYRSALIYALTLRLLKQLKEDAA; from the coding sequence ATGCTGACGATTCAGCAATACTGCAAGGCAAAGAGCCTCGATGAAGCATATGAGCTTCTGCAGAAAAACCGAATGAATCAGATTATCGCTGGAATGCTGTGGCTGCGTATGCAGGAACGTACGATTCCGGTCGCCATTGATTTATGTGATTTGCATCTGGATATGATTGAAGAAGATGAGGACAGCTTCACGATTGGTGCTATGACCTCTTTGCGTGCACTGGAAACCCATGAAGGTCTGCAAGAAGCATTCGGATCGCTGTTAAAGGATGCACTGAAGGATATCGTAGGAGTACAGTTTCGAAATACTGCTACGCTGGGAGGCTCCTTGTATTCCCGCTTCGGCTTTTCTGATGTACTATGCGCATTGCTTTGTCTGGATGCAGAGGTGATTCTGTATAAACAGGGAAGAATTTCCTTACAGGAGTATGCAGCCATGCCGTATGAACGGGATATTCTGACGCATGTCGTGCTGAAAAAGGAGCCGGTAAACACAGCCTTTGCCTGTGTGCGAAGAAGTGCTACGGATCTTCCGGTTCTGAATATGTCTGCCGCAAAAGCAGGGGAATCTCTGCGTATTGTCGCAGGTTCCCGCCCAAAACGTGCGCAGCGTTTTACCATGCCCTGGAGTGAGGATCAGGAAATGATCGCAAAGCATATGCAGGCGTGTGTGGAATGTGAAGATAATATGCGGGGGAGTGCAGAATATCGTTCTGCTTTGATCTATGCATTAACGCTGCGTCTTTTGAAACAGCTGAAGGAGGATGCCGCATGA
- a CDS encoding 2Fe-2S iron-sulfur cluster binding domain-containing protein translates to MNVTITVNGKRIQADVPAGQTLLQFLREQGYRSVKCGCETTNCGLCSVWMDEKTVLSCSVPVGRADGHRITTLEGVEKEAKEFADFMAKEGAEQCGFCSPGMMMQVLAMKKENRTWTDEEIKHWLAGNLCRCTGYMGQLRAIRAWLLKGGEAA, encoded by the coding sequence ATGAATGTAACAATTACCGTAAATGGAAAACGAATACAGGCAGATGTTCCTGCAGGGCAGACGCTGCTGCAGTTTCTGCGCGAACAGGGCTACAGGAGTGTGAAATGCGGCTGTGAAACGACAAACTGCGGCTTATGCAGCGTATGGATGGATGAAAAAACAGTGCTGTCCTGCAGTGTGCCTGTGGGACGCGCGGATGGTCATCGCATTACCACGCTGGAGGGTGTGGAAAAAGAGGCAAAGGAATTTGCGGATTTTATGGCAAAAGAGGGGGCGGAGCAATGTGGATTCTGTTCACCGGGAATGATGATGCAGGTGCTTGCCATGAAAAAGGAAAACAGGACTTGGACAGATGAGGAAATCAAGCACTGGCTGGCAGGGAATCTTTGTCGCTGTACCGGCTATATGGGACAGCTTCGTGCCATCAGAGCCTGGCTTTTGAAAGGAGGGGAAGCCGCATGA
- a CDS encoding purine permease: MEEKKKDSIYELDGTVPLKKALPLGIQHILAMFLGNVSPLIIVCGMLEMSGVLKMTLIQNAMFVAGIATLFQLYPFWKIGSGLPIVMGTSSGFIGTAKAIGAAFGYGALMGASFIGGIFEMVMGYFIKPLRKLFPPVVTSLVIISIGLSLLPVGINYFGGGNGAADFGSTNHLLVGTFVIIVILIAKQFKGAINNASILIGIVAGYILAIILGMVDFTQVSSASWFALPAFMPVAFEFNSQAIIAMGIMFIATTVETIGDVSGVANGGLNREATDKELQGGVMADGLGSILGAIFGVLPNTSFSQNVGLVAVTKVVNRFVIMTGAVFLILCGFCPKLSALFSVMPQSVLGGAAVIMFAMILVSGIQSLTREPLDERNGLIVALAIGLGVGIGNVPAVLAQLPSWVGNIFAQNGIIMTFVIATVLNLILPKKKSEEE; the protein is encoded by the coding sequence ATGGAAGAGAAAAAGAAAGACTCCATCTATGAACTGGATGGAACGGTACCGCTGAAAAAAGCGCTGCCACTTGGGATTCAGCATATTCTTGCGATGTTTCTGGGGAATGTATCCCCGCTGATTATCGTCTGCGGTATGCTGGAAATGAGCGGTGTATTAAAAATGACACTGATTCAGAATGCTATGTTTGTCGCAGGTATTGCGACCCTGTTTCAGCTGTATCCGTTTTGGAAAATCGGAAGCGGACTGCCAATCGTAATGGGTACCAGCTCCGGCTTTATCGGAACAGCAAAGGCCATTGGGGCGGCGTTTGGGTACGGTGCCCTGATGGGGGCGAGCTTTATCGGTGGTATTTTTGAAATGGTAATGGGGTATTTCATCAAGCCGCTGCGTAAGCTGTTTCCACCGGTTGTGACCAGTCTGGTCATCATTTCGATCGGACTTTCCCTGCTGCCGGTAGGAATCAACTACTTCGGAGGAGGAAACGGCGCTGCAGATTTCGGAAGCACCAATCATCTGCTTGTTGGAACCTTCGTTATCATTGTCATATTGATTGCCAAGCAGTTTAAGGGAGCAATAAACAATGCCTCTATACTGATTGGTATCGTCGCAGGCTATATTCTGGCTATTATACTCGGTATGGTGGACTTTACACAGGTGTCCTCTGCCAGCTGGTTTGCACTTCCGGCCTTTATGCCGGTAGCCTTTGAGTTTAATTCGCAGGCAATTATAGCGATGGGAATCATGTTCATCGCAACGACTGTGGAAACGATCGGAGATGTTTCCGGTGTCGCAAACGGCGGGTTGAACCGGGAAGCCACAGACAAAGAGCTGCAAGGCGGTGTTATGGCTGATGGTCTTGGTTCTATTCTGGGCGCAATCTTCGGTGTACTGCCAAACACCTCCTTTTCACAGAATGTCGGTCTTGTCGCTGTAACAAAGGTCGTTAACCGCTTTGTTATTATGACAGGTGCTGTATTCCTGATTCTGTGCGGATTCTGTCCGAAGCTGAGTGCCTTATTCTCCGTTATGCCGCAGTCTGTGTTAGGTGGTGCCGCTGTCATTATGTTTGCCATGATTTTGGTCAGTGGTATCCAGTCTTTAACAAGAGAGCCGCTGGATGAGCGTAACGGTCTGATCGTTGCTCTGGCCATCGGTCTGGGCGTGGGAATCGGAAATGTACCAGCTGTTCTTGCACAGCTTCCTTCCTGGGTTGGAAACATCTTTGCACAGAACGGTATCATCATGACCTTTGTGATTGCTACGGTATTGAATCTGATTCTGCCAAAGAAAAAGAGCGAAGAGGAATAG
- a CDS encoding molybdopterin-dependent oxidoreductase, translating into MKYINQPVIKKDAYALLSGKPVYTDDLAPADCLVIKLLRSPHAHARIKSIDTGAAKRIPGVEAIFTYKDVPASRFTLAGQTYPEPSPYDRLILDEVVRYVGDEVAIIAAKNEASALQAMKLIRVEYEVYDAVLDFTKALDHPVIVHAEEDYKLLCEIGNERLRNLHSHDESIVGDVDQAFAECDVVLEREYHTKANAQAMMETFRSYAYMDTFDRLNVVSSTQVPFHIRRMVANALELPKSQIKVIKPRIGGGFGAKQTGCTEIFTAFVTWKLKKPCKLVYTREETFMASNSRHEMKMHVKIGAMKDGEIRAIDLYTLSNTGAYGEHGSTTVGLSGHKSLPIYNHVKASRFVSDVVYTNTMTAGAYRGYGATQGQFAVESAVNELADTLHIDPCELRLKNMVQEDEVMKQYYGEHLNSCALDRCLRKAMDMIGWKEKALCRDMGDKVRGLGVALSMQGSGIANVDIASTVIKLQDDGFYTLSIGATDMGTGCDTILAQMAAECLDCDVDNIITQSVDTDASPYDTGSYASATTYVTGMAVVKTCEELKKQILREAAVLLDVEEEHITFDGSMLRAVEDDKEITLAEFANRCFAGGKGACLIASASHCSPTSPPPFMAGIAEVDVDKLTGEITLVDYAAVVDCGTVINPNLARIQTEGGIAQGIGMALYEDITYSCKGRMRNNSFLQYKIPTRQDVGTIRVDFESSYEDNGPFGAKSIGEVVINTPAPAIASAVAHASGVQVRTLPITAEKVLLKKDED; encoded by the coding sequence ATGAAGTACATCAATCAGCCCGTTATAAAGAAGGATGCCTATGCTCTGCTTAGCGGGAAGCCGGTGTATACGGATGATCTGGCTCCTGCGGACTGTCTTGTCATCAAGCTGCTTCGCTCACCGCATGCGCATGCGAGAATCAAATCCATCGATACCGGTGCTGCGAAACGCATTCCGGGTGTCGAAGCCATATTTACTTATAAGGATGTTCCTGCATCGAGATTCACGCTGGCAGGGCAGACCTATCCCGAGCCATCCCCATACGATCGTCTGATACTGGATGAGGTTGTACGGTATGTCGGTGATGAGGTTGCCATCATTGCCGCAAAGAATGAAGCGAGTGCGCTGCAGGCGATGAAGCTGATTCGCGTTGAGTATGAAGTATATGATGCTGTGCTGGATTTCACAAAGGCACTCGACCATCCGGTTATCGTTCATGCGGAAGAGGACTATAAGCTGCTGTGTGAAATCGGGAATGAACGGCTGCGCAATCTGCACTCTCATGATGAAAGCATCGTTGGTGATGTCGATCAGGCGTTTGCGGAATGCGATGTTGTTTTGGAACGTGAGTATCATACAAAAGCCAATGCACAGGCGATGATGGAAACCTTTCGCTCCTATGCCTATATGGATACCTTTGACCGCCTGAATGTGGTCAGCTCCACACAGGTGCCTTTCCATATCCGGCGCATGGTTGCCAATGCGCTGGAGCTACCAAAATCACAGATCAAGGTGATCAAGCCGCGAATCGGCGGAGGGTTTGGCGCCAAGCAGACAGGCTGTACCGAAATCTTTACAGCCTTTGTTACATGGAAGCTGAAGAAGCCGTGCAAGCTTGTGTATACCAGAGAGGAAACCTTTATGGCGAGCAACTCCCGCCATGAAATGAAGATGCATGTGAAAATCGGTGCCATGAAGGATGGGGAAATCCGTGCAATCGATTTGTACACCCTGTCCAATACAGGTGCCTATGGAGAGCATGGGTCAACGACTGTCGGTTTAAGCGGACATAAGTCACTTCCGATTTATAATCATGTAAAGGCAAGCCGCTTTGTTTCGGATGTCGTTTATACAAATACAATGACAGCAGGTGCATACCGCGGCTATGGCGCTACGCAGGGACAGTTTGCAGTAGAATCTGCAGTGAATGAACTGGCGGATACCCTGCATATTGATCCATGTGAGCTGCGTTTGAAGAATATGGTGCAGGAAGATGAAGTTATGAAGCAGTATTATGGCGAGCATTTAAACAGCTGTGCACTGGATCGCTGTCTCAGGAAGGCTATGGATATGATTGGTTGGAAGGAGAAGGCACTGTGCCGTGACATGGGAGATAAGGTGCGCGGTCTAGGTGTAGCTTTGTCCATGCAGGGAAGCGGTATTGCCAACGTGGATATCGCATCAACCGTGATCAAGCTGCAGGATGACGGATTTTACACCTTGTCGATCGGCGCAACGGATATGGGTACCGGATGTGATACGATTTTGGCGCAGATGGCTGCGGAATGTCTGGACTGTGATGTGGATAATATCATAACACAGTCTGTGGATACGGACGCATCTCCATACGATACCGGCTCCTATGCTTCTGCAACGACCTATGTAACCGGCATGGCAGTTGTGAAAACGTGTGAGGAGCTAAAGAAACAGATTCTGCGTGAGGCGGCAGTCCTTCTGGACGTGGAAGAGGAGCATATCACATTTGATGGAAGTATGCTTCGTGCAGTGGAGGATGATAAAGAAATCACACTGGCAGAGTTTGCGAACCGCTGTTTTGCGGGCGGCAAGGGTGCGTGTCTGATAGCGAGTGCATCCCACTGTTCACCGACTTCTCCTCCTCCGTTTATGGCAGGAATCGCAGAGGTGGATGTAGATAAGCTCACGGGAGAGATTACGCTGGTGGATTATGCGGCTGTTGTGGACTGCGGGACGGTTATCAATCCCAATCTTGCCAGAATTCAGACAGAGGGTGGTATTGCTCAGGGAATCGGTATGGCGCTCTATGAGGATATCACGTACTCCTGTAAGGGCAGGATGCGCAACAATTCCTTTCTGCAATATAAAATCCCGACACGGCAGGATGTCGGTACAATACGGGTTGATTTTGAAAGCAGCTACGAGGATAATGGTCCGTTCGGGGCGAAATCCATCGGCGAGGTTGTTATCAACACACCGGCACCGGCAATTGCGTCGGCTGTAGCACATGCAAGCGGTGTGCAGGTTCGCACATTGCCGATCACGGCAGAAAAGGTTTTACTAAAGAAGGATGAAGACTGA
- a CDS encoding nucleotidyltransferase family protein, whose amino-acid sequence MKTDLILLASGYSRRFQGNKLLYELDGMPLIAHTLQKLSTLNPHSLIVVTQYEEVEKLARDYNAVVVFNTQARKGQSFSIRLGIERSTADQAMLCVADQPYLRLHTFKKLLELADGEHIICVTCQGILRNPAIFPRKYYKELLALSDEQGGKQILKKYREKVIAVPCDVDEVWDIDKRSDLK is encoded by the coding sequence ATGAAGACTGACCTCATTCTGTTAGCCTCCGGATATTCGCGCAGGTTTCAGGGAAATAAGCTGTTGTATGAGCTGGACGGGATGCCGCTGATTGCACATACACTGCAAAAGCTTTCGACTTTAAATCCGCATTCTCTCATCGTGGTAACACAGTATGAAGAAGTTGAAAAGCTGGCAAGGGACTATAACGCAGTTGTGGTTTTCAATACGCAGGCCCGAAAAGGACAATCGTTTTCCATACGACTTGGAATTGAAAGAAGTACTGCTGATCAGGCAATGCTGTGTGTTGCGGATCAGCCGTATCTGCGCTTACATACATTTAAGAAGCTGCTGGAGCTGGCAGATGGAGAACATATTATCTGTGTTACCTGTCAAGGTATTTTAAGAAATCCTGCTATATTCCCCAGGAAATATTACAAGGAGCTGTTAGCCTTGTCGGATGAACAGGGTGGAAAACAGATTTTGAAAAAATACAGGGAAAAGGTCATCGCTGTGCCATGCGATGTGGATGAGGTATGGGATATTGATAAAAGAAGTGATTTGAAATAA
- a CDS encoding bifunctional folylpolyglutamate synthase/dihydrofolate synthase translates to MRFQKAEDVIAIIEQRKNRGYGLDHFKAYMASLGNPQDRLRSIHIAGTNGKGSTTNDIRSILQTAGYKVGSFTSPFMITHLDRIRINDQDIREDAFLAITNRFYDSWMEWDLSMFEIDMCIAVFYYLEEQVDFCVFETGLGGRKDATNILQPLVSVITNIGMDHMEFLGDTLEKIAKEKAGIVKEGIDLITAEDKECCLQVFQKHTASAHAQCIKAGEISNIQETADGLSFDYGNLKDVALYGKARYQCRNAALAIEVCLYLQRQGHIRLTEAQLRTGLHQAVWIGRFETISKEPLIILDGAHNADGIHALCETLKQMEDVQVLFSVLKDKNFEAMLQELETVCGEILVVPFYNERALDVKLLEGRKHIHLMESYEQGIAYALQKAKPLVITGSLYFISDVRKYLIKKGYAG, encoded by the coding sequence ATGAGATTTCAGAAAGCAGAGGATGTTATTGCCATCATCGAACAGAGGAAAAACCGGGGCTATGGCCTTGACCATTTCAAGGCCTATATGGCATCACTTGGAAATCCGCAGGATCGTTTGCGGAGCATTCATATCGCCGGAACGAATGGCAAGGGCAGTACGACAAATGATATTCGCAGTATCCTGCAGACAGCCGGCTACAAGGTAGGAAGCTTTACATCGCCATTTATGATTACCCATCTGGATCGTATACGAATCAATGATCAGGATATAAGAGAGGATGCGTTTCTTGCAATTACTAACCGGTTTTATGACAGCTGGATGGAATGGGACCTCAGTATGTTTGAAATTGATATGTGTATTGCGGTTTTCTATTACCTGGAGGAACAAGTGGATTTCTGCGTGTTTGAAACAGGACTTGGCGGTCGAAAGGATGCAACCAACATCCTGCAGCCGCTCGTGTCGGTGATTACGAATATCGGAATGGATCACATGGAATTTCTCGGTGATACTCTGGAAAAAATTGCAAAAGAAAAGGCTGGAATTGTGAAGGAAGGTATTGATTTGATCACTGCAGAGGATAAGGAGTGCTGTCTGCAGGTGTTTCAGAAGCATACCGCTTCGGCTCATGCACAATGTATAAAGGCAGGGGAAATTTCAAATATACAGGAAACAGCTGACGGGTTGTCCTTTGATTATGGGAATTTAAAGGATGTTGCATTATATGGAAAAGCAAGGTATCAGTGTCGAAATGCTGCCCTTGCGATAGAGGTATGCTTATATCTGCAAAGACAGGGGCATATCCGGCTTACAGAAGCACAGCTGCGAACAGGTCTGCATCAGGCTGTCTGGATCGGACGGTTTGAAACAATTTCGAAGGAGCCTCTCATCATTTTGGACGGCGCACATAATGCGGATGGTATTCATGCCCTGTGTGAAACGTTGAAGCAGATGGAGGATGTGCAGGTACTGTTTTCTGTGTTGAAGGATAAGAATTTCGAAGCGATGCTGCAGGAGCTGGAAACGGTATGTGGGGAAATTCTTGTCGTACCCTTTTATAATGAACGAGCATTGGATGTGAAGCTGCTGGAGGGAAGAAAGCATATACATCTGATGGAGAGCTATGAACAGGGTATCGCGTATGCATTACAAAAAGCGAAACCTCTTGTTATTACGGGTTCTCTGTATTTTATCAGTGATGTGCGTAAATATCTGATTAAGAAAGGGTATGCAGGATAG